Proteins found in one Aspergillus chevalieri M1 DNA, chromosome 2, nearly complete sequence genomic segment:
- a CDS encoding uncharacterized protein (COG:S;~EggNog:ENOG410PT4E), giving the protein MKKSSLFNPKTWSSIHHPLPRTPRESQQLLGALTSSFRRQLDHEYPTSAAPERSNKGGGQSVRSDSAAHMADKHFENILENPLFRVVPLKERKPGVPAYHERITREPMVVFDEWAASGLMTNGRLALCLKSQYLLSTTGKHTKHERTQALKVTRAGSKVVSWWFASEPAVREKLFASREATKYLFKFLVAEGMQDTIMGWLRVFLGPDSEIPSRLLHPDNSVPFLSRLADFLHAEVECGRGLGSAVTYFTQSCQLASALAGKPDGEYSEAQRRKLKFAGFRLNRLVVGHYHTQATKLPVSPYEKYMEFMFSLAQNNILNDSLFLYHPTHPDAGPFLRLVEQLASEFLEPGIKRQSENARGMLIQAGFHSLRLLIDQERFGDATRLAPYIQRLLNGEDASETTSDSSYRVSDEEERLLDRLQFSLT; this is encoded by the coding sequence ATGAAAAAATCGTCGCTTTTCAATCCAAAGACTTGGTCCTCGATTCATCACCCGTTGCCGCGAACTCCCCGGGAATCTCAACAACTCCTTGGTGCCCTTACATCCTCCTTTCGTCGTCAGCTTGACCATGAGTATCCCACGTCCGCCGCTCCCGAGCGGTCGAACAAAGGCGGGGGGCAGTCCGTGAGGTCCGACTCTGCCGCGCATATGGCCGACAAGCATTTTGAGAACATCTTGGAGAATCCCCTCTTTCGGGTGGTCCCGTTGAAAGAACGGAAGCCAGGTGTGCCGGCATACCATGAAAGAATAACCAGAGAGCCGATGGTCGTCTTTGATGAATGGGCTGCATCAGGACTAATGACGAATGGGAGGCTGGCACTGTGTTTGAAATCTCAGTATCTCCTTTCTACTACGGGCAAGCATACCAAGCATGAACGCACACAGGCCTTGAAGGTCACAAGAGCCGGTTCGAAGGTTGTCTCGTGGTGGTTCGCCTCTGAACCGGCAGTGAGGGAGAAGCTCTTTGCGTCGAGGGAAGCGACTAAGTACTTGTTCAAATTCCTGGTTGCGGAGGGGATGCAGGATACCATTATGGGTTGGTTAAGGGTGTTTCTGGGTCCGGACTCCGAGATACCTAGCAGGTTGCTCCATCCAGACAACTCCGTACCTTTCCTTAGCCGTCTGGCCGATTTTCTGCACGCAGAAGTCGAGTGTGGTCGTGGCTTGGGATCTGCTGTGACATACTTTACCCAATCATGCCAATTGGCCTCGGCTTTGGCCGGCAAGCCCGACGGGGAATACAGCGAAGCCCAGCGAAGGAAGCTCAAGTTTGCAGGCTTCAGGCTAAACAGGCTGGTTGTTGGACACTACCACACCCAAGCTACAAAGCTTCCTGTGTCGCCTTACGAGAAGTACATGGAATTCATGTTTTCCCTGGCACAGAATAATATCTTGAACGACTCCCTGTTCCTTTACCATCCCACACATCCGGACGCTGGGCCGTTCCTTCGATTAGTGGAGCAGTTAGCTTCGGAATTTCTGGAACCCGGCATCAAAAGGCAATCTGAAAATGCCCGGGGTATGCTTATTCAGGCCGGGTTTCACTCCCTTCGTCTCCTAATTGACCAAGAGCGATTTGGCGATGCTACGCGTCTTGCACCCTACATTCAACGGCTACTGAACGGTGAAGATGCCTCAGAGACGACATCAGATTCATCCTACCGTGTCTCTGATGAGGAAGAGCGCCTTCTTGATCGTTTGCAATTCTCATTGACCTGA